ACACTTCCGCCCAGACCCAGGCCTTCTCCCTAGTGCACCCCACTGGGAACACTCCTGCCAAAGCCCAGACCttctcctccacccacccctctGAGCACGCCCCACCTCAGGCCCAGACTTGCTCCACATTCCACTCCCCTGAGCACACCACCCCCCAGGCCcagaccccctccccagccctcacccctgagcacagccctgcccaggTCCATGGCCCTGAGCATACCTCAGCCCATACCCCAGCCCAGGCCCAAGACCAGGACACCTCACATGCCTCAGCCCAGTCCTTGGGCCAAACTTCTGTCTGCACCCTGACCCATGCTCATCTGACCTATATCCATGCCAACACTCTGGTCCCTCTCCCAACTTCTACCCCTGCTACTACTCCTGCCCTAGCCCCTACACCAGCCCCTGTCCCGATCTTTGCCACAACCTCTGTCCCAGGGCTGGGCATGGCCCTGACAAACACTCAAGTCCCGTCCACCACCCCTATGCCCATCCTAGGTTCTATTCCCTCTACCTTGTCTGCCTTTAGCCAAGGCCTCTCCTCCGGCCATGTGGTCTACCATGACCGCAGGGTAAAGCAGAACTTATTCCATGTGTGTCTGCCTCAGAACTCTGGGTATTCCAGAAAGAACTTGCTGCTGGATGCCGCCTCAGTGTGGATGGGTTGGTACCCCCTCCAGGCCCCAAGAGGGTCATGGTCTGGTGAGCTCTGGTACAGCAGAGCAAACACTGAAGCAATGTAGTAGGGACAGTGCCAAGCCCTCCACAGGATCCATACTGGGTTACCTGGAGTTGGGGAATATGGAAGGAAAGACCTCAAATGATGCCAAAGACAAATTTGTACAGTCCAAGACCTTCCCTTACTGCAGCTTCCATCCTTGCAGGTCTGAGAAGAGAAACACAGACCCCCAGACTCCAGTCTACCCCACATTCCTGGTGTACTCCAAGGATGCTGCACCTTCTCAACCTTGCTTCCATTCTCCAACCAGTGCCCAGAGCTCACCATGCACCATGCCTCCACCATGcactctttctctgcctcttgttTCTCCCAGATCCTTTGTCCTTCAAcacagcaaccaccagaagcccTCCACCTTAATACaaccccccacctttcccccaaCCTCCAAGTCTCCTCAGTCTGTCCTCTCTTCCCAGGGCCCCATCCCTCCCCAGTTATCCACTACTTCCCAAACCCCAAACCAGCCCCAACCCCCTGAACTTCATGAGAGTCTAGGCCTCAACCAAGGCTCTGTCCTCCAAAGGACCCCAGGCCCTTCAAAAGACTGTAGAGTTTTCAGAAACCCAGGCCTTACCCCAAATCCAAGCCTCCACAAGGACCCAGGCCTTATCCAAGACCCAGGCCTCCATAAGAACCCAGGCCTTACCCGAGACCCAGGTCTCCCCAAGAACCCAGGCCTTGCTCAAGATCCAGGCCTCCACAAGCTTCCAGGCCTTACCCAAGACCCTTACCTCTGCAAGAATCCAAGCCTTTCCCACGACTCTGACTTTCAGAAGAATCCAGTCATTACCCAAGATTCTGGTGCCCAGAAGAGCTTAGGTTCTACTCGAGATAGACGTTTCTTTATACACCCATATCTCACCCAAACCTCTGGTCTCCACAAGAACACACCATTTCTCCAAACTTCTGACATTCAGAGGAGCTCAGGCTTTATGCATTATTCTGGAGTCTATAGGAATCTGGAA
This sequence is a window from Pseudorca crassidens isolate mPseCra1 chromosome 19, mPseCra1.hap1, whole genome shotgun sequence. Protein-coding genes within it:
- the LOC137212524 gene encoding LOW QUALITY PROTEIN: uncharacterized protein SPEM3-like (The sequence of the model RefSeq protein was modified relative to this genomic sequence to represent the inferred CDS: inserted 5 bases in 3 codons; deleted 1 base in 1 codon; substituted 1 base at 1 genomic stop codon) produces the protein MGPGHLLSPAPWAHPPPTLAETCSRGHAHEHTSAQTQAFSLVHPTGNTPAKAQTFSSTHPSEHAPPQAQTCSTFHSPEHTTPQAQTPSPALTPEHSPAQVHGPEHTSAHTPAQAQDQDTSHASAQSLGQTSVCTLTHAHLTYIHANTLVPLPTSTPATTPALAPTPAPVPIFATTSVPGLGMALTNTQVPSTTPMPILGSIPSTLSAFSQGLSSGHVVYHDRRVKQNLFHVCLPQNSGPQEGHGLVSSGTAEQTLKQCSRDSAKPSTGSILGYLELGNMEGKTSNDAKDKFVQSKTFPYCSFHPCRSEKRNTDPQTPVYPTFLVYSKDAAPSQPCFHSPTSAQSSPCTMPPPCTLSLPLVSPRSFVLQHSNHQKPSTLIQPPTFPPTSKSPQSVLSSQGPIPPQLSTTSQTPNQPQPPELHESLGLNQGSVLQRTPGPSKDCRVFRNPGLTPNPSLHKDPGLIQDPGLHKNPGLTRDPGLPKNPGLAQDPGLHKLPGLTQDPYLCKNPSLSHDSDFQKNPVITQDSGAQKSLGSTRDRRFFIHPYLTQTSGLHKNTPFLQTSDIQRSSGFMHYSGVYRNLERKQKTVLYKSQELSQKTGFHNSPHPSQDSGCDKSTGNAQDSGVSRSPDFTQDSGPEKYPYLAQDSGANKSSGLCQESXKSPGLVQTPHLHKGSSLTRDSGDYKNPGLTQDSXVCRSQGLTQDSDLHKYPGFTQATEVKRRCGLTQDAGNYRSSEHTHDPNFHKYSGINRDAGPHKGPALTQDSGLFKRSGLHNNSCLIPNPGLNKNXSGTDSVQVLGPHQTRKSFISEAVPRKEDAGQHIPWTSVPPSQNSCSPRAQVAYNDLQIFSEVPVLIELQSPSRRAGSQDWVYXSVPPACQNYRQMSTPPKTSWKPYCPGSGTWLGHVVFDARQRQFRAGRDKCEALSPRRLHRETSNNSQRPSRSGDISVLRAT